One Tolypothrix bouteillei VB521301 DNA window includes the following coding sequences:
- a CDS encoding Rieske 2Fe-2S domain-containing protein, translating to MATETSLQENMRDAVEQFQQQEEVFQWTKQWYPVAVVDFLDPSRPHAMQLLGKDIVVWRDGTNKWRCFEDCCPHRLVPLSEGRVESDGTLLCAYHAWRFDSQGNCVHIPQSQNKQTEAKHRSNLRSCAVAYPTQECQGLLWVWSESGSQAEQESQLRSPRIIPELENGSDKVVQLSWNVRDLPYGWDFFMENVADPAHVPVSHHGIIGSRYKDAKYYDMNIVRNVSTQEGFSFEITPTAPNIEQAVHDFQPPCHMRIVSSNTDGGKLILALYATPTRPGWCRHMGCQVLVKNDAGQKPKGLGFFGLPMPIWLIHVLSSLFLHQDLVFLHYQQKILDRRKDKWLNAVYTPNPQDKMVITFRQWLETRAGGGVPWMSQDSLPSKEEDKQKLFDVWTTHTQHCQVCQDALKNFNRLSVLAYIAAAVCLLVGVIVDARAMAVKVALANFQQTSGSILTTIPPTAFWWAIGSAILFAIVGYQLKRFSRLFYIYEFEHARND from the coding sequence GTGGCTACTGAGACAAGTCTGCAAGAGAATATGCGTGATGCTGTGGAACAATTTCAACAGCAAGAAGAAGTATTCCAGTGGACCAAACAATGGTATCCAGTAGCCGTTGTAGATTTCCTAGATCCCTCTCGCCCTCACGCAATGCAGTTACTAGGAAAAGATATTGTCGTGTGGCGTGATGGGACTAATAAATGGCGCTGCTTTGAAGATTGTTGTCCCCATCGATTGGTTCCACTTTCAGAAGGTCGTGTTGAATCTGATGGAACGCTTTTGTGCGCGTATCACGCTTGGCGTTTTGATTCTCAAGGGAATTGCGTCCACATTCCTCAATCACAGAATAAGCAAACTGAGGCAAAGCATCGCTCAAATTTGAGGTCGTGCGCTGTCGCTTATCCCACTCAAGAATGCCAAGGTTTGCTGTGGGTATGGTCAGAGTCAGGTTCACAAGCAGAACAGGAAAGTCAATTGAGGTCGCCACGAATTATACCAGAGCTTGAGAATGGCTCCGATAAAGTAGTGCAGCTATCTTGGAATGTACGCGATCTTCCCTATGGATGGGACTTTTTTATGGAGAATGTGGCAGATCCCGCTCATGTCCCTGTCTCTCACCACGGAATTATCGGCAGTCGCTACAAGGATGCCAAGTACTATGACATGAATATAGTACGGAATGTGTCTACCCAAGAAGGGTTTTCTTTTGAAATTACACCAACAGCCCCTAATATTGAACAAGCCGTTCATGACTTTCAACCGCCATGTCACATGAGAATTGTCTCAAGCAATACAGATGGTGGAAAACTCATACTGGCATTGTATGCTACCCCGACTCGTCCGGGATGGTGCCGTCATATGGGATGCCAAGTGTTAGTGAAGAACGACGCAGGGCAAAAGCCAAAGGGATTGGGTTTTTTTGGTCTACCCATGCCAATTTGGTTAATTCACGTTTTGTCTTCTTTATTCTTACATCAAGATTTGGTGTTCCTTCACTATCAACAGAAGATTCTGGATCGGCGCAAGGACAAATGGCTCAATGCAGTTTATACTCCGAATCCCCAAGACAAAATGGTAATTACGTTTCGCCAGTGGCTGGAAACAAGAGCTGGCGGTGGCGTTCCTTGGATGTCGCAAGATTCACTTCCTTCAAAAGAGGAGGACAAGCAGAAGCTTTTTGATGTGTGGACAACCCATACTCAACACTGTCAGGTTTGCCAGGATGCTCTGAAGAATTTCAATCGTCTGTCTGTGTTGGCTTATATAGCTGCTGCTGTGTGTTTGCTTGTGGGAGTTATTGTGGATGCACGGGCTATGGCTGTGAAAGTTGCGCTCGCAAATTTCCAGCAAACAAGCGGCTCGATTCTAACGACTATCCCTCCTACAGCTTTCTGGTGGGCAATTGGAAGTGCAATTCTATTTGCTATCGTAGGATACCAGCTCAAGCGATTTAGCCGACTCTTCTATATTTATGAGTTTGAACACGCCCGCAATGATTGA
- a CDS encoding Tudor-knot domain-containing protein, producing MDKSIIQLVDELPTDNITVKVLKALDYVAPGQWNNLVGFDNTIRVITGETNPQVIQRIRDRAVVLYHEPQQGYQAAIKLYQTIDSADTAMATAALANKVGEKIGFLSFLSKITPKADFTQTIDLVLKVAVEIIAFSKLNGIPQPNPQEFVNSLTNNYQDASLMRMVALVCLDGVLPLGPDFLSKIHEVISGTNTDAIAQNPLFSTINNFLPGNNPSDKVGFITQGFNSVQGWMNNLVSKTGVTPQSIFSHLGNFIQMADDNLDFVAAFLDQTTNYYEHTGIQTVARRLILQAHTLVKQEVQDQQPTSRAMKTDTNQYALGTQVEVWDSDEEEWYEATVEQVKGNSYFIQYTGYDSSYNEWVEEDDMRTRDSLGDSEYRLGQKVKVWDSDEEEWYSATIGKIKGQQYFVHYIGYDSSYDEWVEEDEVC from the coding sequence ATGGATAAATCCATTATTCAATTGGTTGATGAGTTACCCACTGACAACATTACTGTCAAAGTGTTAAAGGCTCTAGATTATGTAGCACCAGGTCAGTGGAATAATTTGGTAGGGTTTGACAATACTATCCGTGTTATTACTGGAGAAACCAACCCACAAGTTATTCAGCGAATTCGCGATCGCGCTGTTGTTTTATACCACGAACCTCAACAAGGTTACCAAGCTGCTATCAAACTTTATCAAACGATTGATAGTGCAGATACAGCTATGGCAACTGCTGCTTTAGCCAACAAAGTTGGTGAAAAAATCGGTTTTCTTTCCTTTTTAAGCAAAATTACACCAAAAGCTGACTTCACGCAAACAATTGATTTAGTCCTGAAAGTAGCTGTCGAAATTATTGCATTCTCCAAACTCAATGGTATTCCCCAACCCAATCCACAAGAGTTTGTCAATTCCCTCACAAATAACTATCAAGATGCATCGCTGATGCGGATGGTTGCTTTAGTTTGTCTGGATGGAGTTTTGCCCTTAGGTCCTGACTTTCTCAGCAAGATACACGAAGTTATAAGTGGTACAAATACCGACGCGATCGCTCAAAATCCTCTCTTCTCAACCATCAACAACTTTCTACCAGGCAACAATCCTTCTGATAAAGTTGGTTTTATCACTCAGGGTTTCAACTCCGTGCAAGGCTGGATGAATAACTTAGTATCGAAAACTGGTGTAACTCCTCAATCCATTTTCAGTCATCTGGGGAATTTTATTCAGATGGCGGATGATAATTTAGACTTTGTCGCAGCATTCCTAGATCAAACTACAAATTATTACGAGCATACAGGAATTCAAACTGTGGCTCGCCGTCTGATTTTACAAGCTCATACTTTAGTCAAACAAGAAGTTCAAGACCAACAGCCAACATCTCGAGCTATGAAAACTGATACCAATCAATATGCATTGGGAACACAAGTAGAGGTTTGGGATAGTGATGAAGAGGAATGGTATGAAGCAACTGTTGAACAAGTGAAAGGTAACAGCTACTTTATTCAGTATACTGGCTATGATTCCTCTTATAACGAATGGGTTGAAGAAGATGATATGCGGACACGCGACTCATTGGGTGACAGTGAATATAGATTGGGTCAAAAGGTAAAAGTTTGGGATAGTGATGAAGAGGAATGGTATTCTGCAACGATAGGTAAAATCAAAGGTCAGCAATATTTTGTGCATTACATCGGTTATGACTCATCCTATGATGAATGGGTTGAAGAGGACGAGGTTTGTTAA
- a CDS encoding RluA family pseudouridine synthase, whose protein sequence is MVVLHPLSDFLESDAASAVQPSAYRTPANSIPTYYYEGRCPQNGEILRLPRTPLVEAIAYGLMRHLATDERYSREGKMYGVLLVELPSGEQGILKAFSGLLNGSGIVEGWVPPIPGREQIALDEARTLAELENIKQKLISLEQLPERQQYEILSHEFELRLQEMSDRHQNRKQQRHEKRLICCETLTGESLIAALEHLDEESRQDGIERRKFKRQRDETLRSLKQAIETADGQMRELKRLRKELSRQLQAQMHAAYSVMNFLGQSSSLQQLMPKGSMPTGTGDCCAPKLLHYAAKQGLKPLAMAEFWWGISSHDREKIQGEFYGACAERCQSLMGFLLSGLPQENADKTGSSLYLPQEEILPLVYEDEWLIAVNKPAGLLSVPGRYRDRQDSVLSRLRHLLPNGEQLIAVHRLDQDTSGILLLARNGQTYRQLSQQFQQRQVHKVYEAVLAGSPSTERGVIELPLWGNPENRPYQEVNWQYGKASVTHFQVISKEGNYTRVEFIPLTGRTHQLRVHAADTRGLGIPILGDRLYGCCIEASCLHLHARELRFQHPQLGKALYLEAKTPF, encoded by the coding sequence ATGGTAGTTCTTCACCCACTTTCAGATTTTCTTGAAAGCGATGCGGCTTCAGCCGTTCAGCCTTCGGCTTATCGCACTCCAGCAAACTCTATTCCTACCTATTACTATGAAGGGCGCTGTCCTCAAAACGGTGAAATACTGAGACTTCCGCGCACTCCTCTCGTAGAAGCGATCGCATATGGTTTAATGAGACATCTTGCTACTGACGAGCGTTATTCTCGTGAGGGTAAGATGTATGGAGTCTTGCTAGTGGAACTACCTTCAGGCGAACAAGGGATACTAAAAGCTTTCTCCGGGCTGCTCAACGGTAGCGGTATAGTGGAGGGGTGGGTTCCACCGATTCCTGGGCGAGAACAAATTGCTTTAGACGAAGCCCGTACACTCGCTGAATTGGAAAATATTAAGCAAAAACTTATCTCCCTCGAGCAACTTCCAGAACGTCAGCAATACGAAATTTTGTCGCATGAGTTTGAGTTACGCTTGCAAGAAATGAGCGATCGCCATCAAAACAGGAAGCAGCAACGACACGAAAAACGTTTGATATGTTGTGAGACGCTAACAGGAGAATCACTGATTGCAGCCCTCGAACACCTCGATGAAGAAAGCCGTCAGGATGGAATTGAGCGACGCAAATTTAAACGCCAACGAGATGAGACATTGCGATCGCTCAAACAAGCGATTGAGACTGCAGATGGGCAAATGCGCGAATTAAAACGGTTGCGGAAAGAACTGTCCCGTCAACTTCAAGCTCAGATGCATGCTGCTTATTCTGTTATGAATTTTTTAGGACAATCTTCTTCATTACAGCAATTGATGCCAAAAGGTTCTATGCCCACCGGAACAGGAGATTGTTGTGCTCCAAAACTACTTCATTATGCGGCAAAACAAGGGTTAAAACCATTGGCAATGGCAGAGTTTTGGTGGGGAATATCTTCTCACGATCGAGAGAAAATCCAAGGAGAATTTTATGGGGCTTGTGCGGAACGATGTCAGTCATTAATGGGGTTTTTGCTTTCAGGATTGCCACAGGAAAATGCAGACAAAACAGGGTCATCTTTGTACCTTCCACAAGAGGAAATACTACCCCTTGTTTATGAAGACGAGTGGTTGATTGCTGTCAATAAACCCGCAGGTTTATTATCAGTTCCAGGACGTTATCGCGATCGCCAAGACAGTGTTCTCAGTCGTTTGCGTCATTTGTTACCCAATGGCGAACAACTGATTGCCGTACATCGCTTAGACCAAGACACTTCTGGTATTCTTTTGTTAGCTCGCAATGGGCAAACTTATCGGCAACTCAGTCAGCAATTCCAGCAAAGACAAGTTCATAAAGTTTATGAAGCCGTGCTTGCTGGTTCTCCAAGCACGGAGAGGGGTGTTATAGAACTGCCTTTGTGGGGAAATCCTGAAAATCGCCCGTATCAGGAAGTCAATTGGCAGTATGGAAAAGCAAGCGTGACTCACTTTCAGGTGATATCGAAAGAAGGAAACTACACTCGCGTGGAATTTATACCGCTGACAGGGCGAACTCATCAATTGAGAGTTCACGCTGCTGATACAAGAGGACTTGGGATACCGATATTGGGCGATCGTCTTTATGGATGTTGTATTGAAGCCAGTTGCTTACATTTGCACGCTAGAGAACTTCGCTTCCAGCATCCGCAGCTGGGAAAAGCTTTGTACTTGGAGGCAAAAACACCATTTTGA
- a CDS encoding nucleoside hydrolase has protein sequence MTINVIFDMETRDPDDMFALCFLGSHPNVALQAVTINPGTKAQVGVIRHILHLLNKHDVPVGARNSDSMKDVVSEFHYEFLGIIPPKEPDDFAHNLIATTINLYPDVVLLTGAPLHNLRLLLKNFPLITIKRWVGQGGFAGDSIVPPQLRLPKFNGLETCLTFNFNGDPKAALALLSSARVMTRDIVSKNVCHGVIYHQEFHERMKPFRNNSIGLNLIYNGMELYLKRRPEGKMFHDPLAACITLNRNIAQFQEVEIYRKGGEWGANLAKNTNTFITITIDHNQFFQTLTQS, from the coding sequence ATGACTATTAATGTAATCTTTGATATGGAAACCCGAGATCCGGATGATATGTTTGCTTTGTGCTTTCTTGGTTCTCATCCAAATGTCGCCTTACAAGCTGTCACAATAAATCCAGGAACAAAAGCGCAAGTAGGAGTTATCCGTCACATTCTGCATCTTCTCAACAAGCATGATGTTCCAGTCGGTGCGCGTAATTCAGATTCTATGAAAGATGTCGTTTCAGAATTTCATTACGAGTTTCTTGGAATTATTCCACCCAAGGAACCAGATGATTTTGCTCACAATCTTATAGCGACTACTATTAATTTATATCCAGATGTCGTGCTACTCACGGGCGCACCATTACACAATTTAAGGCTCTTACTGAAAAATTTTCCTTTAATAACAATAAAACGCTGGGTAGGACAAGGTGGATTTGCGGGAGATAGTATTGTACCACCTCAATTGCGTCTACCGAAATTTAATGGACTCGAAACTTGTCTGACATTTAACTTCAATGGCGATCCAAAAGCAGCTTTAGCTTTGCTCTCTTCAGCGCGGGTTATGACTAGAGATATTGTCTCAAAAAATGTTTGTCACGGAGTTATTTATCATCAAGAATTTCATGAGCGTATGAAACCATTTCGGAATAATTCTATCGGTCTCAATCTCATTTATAATGGTATGGAATTATACCTCAAACGCCGACCTGAGGGAAAAATGTTTCACGACCCTCTAGCAGCTTGTATTACTCTAAATAGGAATATAGCACAATTTCAAGAAGTAGAGATATACCGAAAGGGTGGAGAATGGGGAGCGAACCTTGCTAAGAACACTAATACATTTATTACTATCACCATCGACCACAACCAGTTTTTTCAGACATTGACACAGTCATGA
- a CDS encoding histone deacetylase, with product MDLPIVYHPDYVAPLPDGHRFPMPKFRLLYELLVNDGVAQKEQFHTPSRPPQEFIELVHATEYVKAYIEGTLDAKAQRRIGLPWSPALVNRTCVAVAGTILTAQLALQNGLACNTAGGTHHAFPSYGSGFCIFNDLAIAARVLQKLGLVQKILIVDLDVHQGDGTAFIFQDDDSVFTFSMHCEVNFPGTKQKSDLDVPLPVGMEDDAYLQTLANYLSDLLSDVKPDIVFYDAGVDPHIGDSLGKLALTDTGIFRREMQVLSTCVAARFPTACVIGGGYADDMKSLVWRHSLVHRAASEVYHSIG from the coding sequence ATGGACTTACCTATTGTTTACCATCCCGATTATGTTGCCCCATTACCTGATGGTCATCGCTTTCCGATGCCCAAGTTTAGGTTACTGTACGAGCTACTAGTAAATGATGGTGTAGCACAAAAAGAACAATTTCATACACCCTCACGTCCACCACAAGAATTTATCGAGTTAGTTCACGCTACGGAGTACGTTAAAGCTTACATCGAAGGTACTTTGGATGCCAAAGCACAACGGCGTATCGGCTTACCGTGGAGCCCAGCACTAGTTAATCGTACCTGTGTGGCAGTAGCCGGTACTATTCTCACTGCTCAACTTGCACTTCAGAATGGTTTGGCTTGCAATACCGCTGGCGGAACTCATCACGCTTTTCCGAGCTACGGATCTGGTTTTTGCATTTTTAACGATTTGGCAATTGCGGCTCGCGTATTGCAAAAACTCGGTCTTGTTCAAAAAATTTTGATTGTAGATCTAGATGTGCATCAAGGAGATGGCACTGCTTTTATTTTTCAAGATGATGATAGCGTGTTTACTTTCTCAATGCATTGTGAAGTCAATTTTCCCGGTACAAAACAGAAAAGCGATTTAGATGTTCCTTTACCAGTAGGAATGGAAGATGATGCTTACTTACAAACATTAGCAAACTATTTATCAGATTTGTTATCTGATGTCAAGCCAGATATTGTATTTTACGACGCCGGTGTCGATCCTCACATAGGTGACTCTTTGGGAAAGTTAGCACTCACAGATACAGGCATTTTTCGGCGTGAAATGCAGGTATTGAGTACTTGCGTTGCAGCCCGGTTCCCTACTGCCTGTGTAATTGGCGGGGGTTATGCTGATGATATGAAATCCCTCGTATGGCGTCACTCCCTCGTGCATCGTGCTGCGAGCGAAGTATATCACTCGATTGGTTAA
- the gshA gene encoding glutamate--cysteine ligase produces the protein MLSKGFEVEMYTGTANGDIVGLSDKIVTSLDGFVREPDNRNVEYTTDPSESYDQLLCALLQPRVKLRNYIKQLGEYTLIPGSSLSLGDSTRFFRSDPANPYHDYIEQSYGTKVVTASVHINVGISDLELLMRACRIIRVEAPLFLALSASSPFIDGKATGYHSTRWGIFPQTPAYVPLFESHAHHVQWVESQLAAGTMQNVRHLWMSVRPNGDRRPYDLNRLELRICDLVIDPVALLAITALLEARLLQVIENPHLDPLIQSEFSPEELISVSMANEAAAAATSLDAQLRHWQDGRTLSARDWIHEIYQDVWPIAKQQGFACFLSPLQKILREGNEAQQWLQLYALGISPRHIISQAIDAAKEREIELEDKLCSSVAT, from the coding sequence GTGCTGTCAAAAGGCTTTGAAGTAGAAATGTACACTGGTACAGCCAATGGTGATATCGTCGGTCTCTCCGATAAGATTGTCACATCTTTAGATGGATTTGTACGCGAGCCAGATAACCGCAATGTAGAGTATACCACAGATCCATCTGAAAGTTATGACCAGTTGTTGTGCGCTTTACTACAGCCTCGTGTAAAGTTGCGAAATTATATCAAGCAATTAGGTGAGTATACCCTCATCCCAGGAAGCTCTTTATCCTTGGGTGATAGTACTCGCTTTTTTCGCTCCGATCCGGCAAATCCCTATCACGATTACATTGAGCAAAGTTACGGAACCAAGGTTGTTACAGCTAGCGTTCATATCAATGTAGGCATTAGCGATTTGGAATTGTTAATGCGGGCGTGCCGAATTATTAGGGTGGAAGCGCCATTGTTCCTGGCTCTTAGTGCTTCATCGCCTTTTATAGATGGCAAAGCAACGGGATATCATTCCACTCGATGGGGCATTTTTCCACAAACACCTGCTTATGTTCCTTTGTTTGAAAGTCACGCCCATCACGTTCAATGGGTGGAAAGCCAGCTAGCAGCAGGAACAATGCAAAATGTTCGTCATCTTTGGATGTCAGTTAGACCAAATGGCGATCGCCGTCCCTATGACTTAAATCGTCTGGAGTTACGAATTTGCGATTTAGTCATAGATCCAGTTGCTTTGCTTGCCATCACGGCTCTTTTAGAAGCACGGTTGTTACAGGTTATTGAAAACCCTCACTTAGATCCTTTAATTCAAAGTGAGTTCTCACCTGAGGAACTTATCTCTGTGTCAATGGCAAATGAAGCCGCAGCTGCTGCTACGAGCCTTGATGCTCAACTCAGGCACTGGCAAGATGGCAGAACTCTCTCAGCTAGAGATTGGATTCATGAAATCTATCAGGATGTATGGCCGATCGCCAAACAACAGGGTTTTGCTTGTTTTCTGTCGCCGTTACAAAAAATTCTCCGAGAAGGTAATGAAGCCCAACAATGGCTTCAACTTTACGCTTTGGGTATTAGCCCAAGACATATTATTTCCCAAGCAATTGATGCAGCTAAAGAACGCGAAATCGAATTAGAAGACAAATTGTGTTCTTCTGTCGCTACTTAG
- a CDS encoding tRNA (cytidine(34)-2'-O)-methyltransferase, whose protein sequence is MPQVVLVNPLIPPNTGNIARTCAATGTELHLVGPLGFEISDRYLKRAGLDYWPYVKLHYHESLEAFKTVHQLRGGRWLGFSVRGSCNYASFQFQPDDWLLFGSETTGLAPEVIAACNTTLYIPMNEKNVRSLNLSVSVAVGLFEARRQLGYLH, encoded by the coding sequence ATGCCACAGGTCGTTTTAGTTAACCCACTGATCCCTCCCAATACGGGGAATATTGCCCGTACTTGTGCTGCCACAGGCACGGAATTGCATTTGGTAGGACCCCTGGGTTTTGAAATCAGCGATCGCTACCTGAAAAGAGCGGGTTTGGACTACTGGCCTTATGTCAAACTCCACTATCACGAGTCTCTGGAAGCTTTTAAAACAGTACATCAGTTGCGAGGTGGTAGATGGCTGGGTTTTAGCGTTCGTGGGAGTTGCAATTATGCTAGCTTTCAATTTCAACCTGATGACTGGTTGCTGTTTGGTAGTGAAACGACTGGGCTAGCGCCTGAAGTTATAGCAGCTTGTAATACTACTCTCTACATTCCCATGAACGAGAAGAATGTCCGTAGCTTAAATCTTTCGGTAAGTGTAGCAGTAGGTTTGTTTGAAGCCCGCCGCCAGCTCGGTTATTTACACTAG
- a CDS encoding M23 family metallopeptidase, which produces MHKGIDIANGVGTPIYAAAEGVVERAGWNNGGYGYLVDIRHSDGSLTRYGHNSRILVQPGQTIQQGQQISAMGSTGFSTGPHLHFEVHPSGKGAVNPIAFLPRERL; this is translated from the coding sequence ATGCACAAGGGCATAGATATTGCTAACGGAGTTGGCACGCCAATTTACGCAGCAGCTGAAGGTGTCGTTGAAAGGGCAGGTTGGAACAATGGTGGTTACGGTTACCTCGTAGACATTCGTCATTCTGATGGCAGCTTGACTCGCTACGGTCATAACAGCCGTATTTTAGTTCAACCCGGTCAAACCATCCAGCAAGGACAACAAATTTCTGCAATGGGTAGCACCGGCTTTAGCACAGGTCCCCACCTGCACTTTGAAGTTCACCCATCAGGTAAAGGAGCAGTGAATCCCATTGCTTTCCTCCCCAGAGAACGCCTGTAA
- a CDS encoding amylo-alpha-1,6-glucosidase — MIDLDTREWLLTNGLGSFASGTVSDIRTRTYHGWLFAATSPPSGRTLLLSHLEASLELPNQVIALGTNFWGSGQIEPKGYQLLRCFEINPVPKWIWGGDDWQITRLLVMPCGFPRGGKGEMRRGEEIAHSHLSHRVLIQYRYEGTDTATLRLRLLVSDRDFHHQQKAIPELQFSQMLGQQQVCLQAIISRSFGTPWQLRWTRGEYQADAVWYWDYGLPEETLRGLGDREDLFSPGYLSVCLEPGDAVTLEARVGFPNELQGTLTSDTFVEAVEAEQERLSQIFGWEGEGGDNHTLSPIWKQLLQAGDRFIVYRASIDGPTVIAGYHWFNDWGRDTLIALPGLALVPQRYNLAKGLLQTFGRYCHAGLIPNAFPDIGGEPFYNSIDAALWWIETLGLYLEATQDWQFLAEQYPIVQQIYKAFIGGTRYNIQIDSTDWLVGWYARHVALTWMDAVIAGEPVTPRRGKPIEINALWYSALCWASRWAEILSEHGTPGDSPRFAKQALRYAQQAQQVKASLQKYWNSRLGYLYDTIEPDDRRNCQIRPNSVIALSLAHCAFSQQQGRQILDVARSQLLTPYGLRTLAPTDPEYVGLYQGNPQQRDRAYHQGTVWSWLIGPFIRAWERFYPQEPLPFDWQPLLNHLLHEGCIGSISEIFDGDEPHKPRGAIAQAWSVAEILRHIEL; from the coding sequence ATGATTGATTTAGATACAAGAGAATGGTTGTTAACCAATGGCTTAGGAAGTTTTGCCAGCGGAACCGTGTCGGATATCCGCACTCGGACATATCACGGCTGGCTGTTCGCCGCCACCAGTCCACCCTCAGGGCGTACCCTCCTACTGTCGCATCTAGAAGCTAGCCTTGAACTTCCAAACCAAGTTATAGCACTAGGAACAAATTTTTGGGGTAGCGGTCAAATTGAGCCAAAAGGTTACCAACTCCTGCGCTGCTTTGAGATTAACCCAGTGCCAAAATGGATTTGGGGAGGAGACGACTGGCAAATAACAAGGCTTTTGGTTATGCCTTGTGGGTTTCCTAGAGGGGGAAAGGGGGAGATGAGGCGAGGGGAGGAAATTGCCCACTCCCATTTAAGTCATCGAGTTTTGATTCAGTACCGTTATGAGGGGACAGATACTGCTACCTTGAGACTGCGATTGCTTGTGAGCGATCGCGATTTTCACCACCAGCAAAAAGCCATTCCAGAATTACAGTTTTCTCAAATGTTAGGGCAACAGCAAGTTTGCTTGCAAGCGATTATTTCTAGAAGTTTTGGCACACCTTGGCAGTTGCGTTGGACACGCGGAGAGTATCAGGCTGATGCAGTTTGGTATTGGGATTACGGTTTACCCGAGGAGACACTGAGAGGATTGGGCGATCGAGAAGATCTCTTTAGTCCCGGTTACTTGAGCGTATGTCTCGAACCCGGTGATGCTGTCACATTAGAAGCACGAGTGGGTTTTCCAAACGAATTGCAAGGCACGCTCACTTCAGATACTTTTGTAGAAGCTGTAGAAGCAGAACAAGAGCGGCTGTCTCAGATTTTTGGATGGGAGGGAGAGGGGGGAGACAATCATACCTTGTCCCCCATATGGAAACAACTCCTGCAAGCTGGCGATCGATTTATCGTTTATCGAGCCTCAATTGATGGACCTACTGTCATTGCTGGATATCACTGGTTCAATGACTGGGGACGCGATACCTTAATTGCTTTACCCGGTTTGGCACTTGTTCCACAGCGATATAATTTAGCAAAAGGACTTTTGCAAACCTTTGGGCGTTACTGTCACGCTGGTTTGATTCCCAATGCGTTTCCCGATATCGGTGGGGAGCCATTTTATAACAGTATTGATGCAGCGTTATGGTGGATTGAAACGTTGGGGCTTTATTTAGAAGCCACTCAAGACTGGCAATTTTTAGCAGAGCAGTATCCTATAGTACAACAGATCTATAAAGCTTTTATTGGAGGAACTCGCTACAACATACAAATTGATTCTACAGATTGGCTGGTAGGGTGGTACGCACGTCATGTAGCTCTGACCTGGATGGATGCTGTGATTGCAGGAGAACCTGTAACTCCCCGTCGTGGTAAACCGATTGAAATCAATGCCTTGTGGTACTCAGCATTATGTTGGGCAAGTCGGTGGGCAGAAATCTTGAGCGAGCATGGGACGCCTGGAGATTCACCCCGTTTTGCAAAACAAGCATTGCGTTACGCACAACAAGCACAGCAGGTCAAAGCTTCGCTCCAAAAATATTGGAATTCTCGCTTGGGTTACTTGTATGACACCATTGAGCCAGACGATCGCCGCAATTGTCAAATTCGCCCAAACTCCGTCATAGCGCTATCCCTTGCCCATTGCGCGTTTTCGCAACAGCAGGGACGCCAAATTCTTGACGTAGCCCGTTCGCAATTGCTCACACCCTATGGGCTCCGTACTCTTGCTCCTACCGACCCCGAGTACGTAGGTCTATACCAAGGTAATCCCCAACAGCGCGATCGCGCATATCACCAAGGTACTGTCTGGAGCTGGCTCATCGGTCCTTTTATTCGTGCTTGGGAGCGTTTTTATCCTCAAGAACCATTACCCTTTGATTGGCAACCTTTACTCAATCACCTTCTACATGAGGGGTGCATCGGATCTATCTCTGAAATTTTTGATGGTGATGAACCACACAAACCCAGAGGTGCGATCGCTCAAGCTTGGTCTGTTGCCGAGATCCTCAGACATATTGAATTATGA